The Thermasporomyces composti region CGAGCTGGGGTGCGAGATGGTCGAGCTCGTCGTCGGTCAGGTCGATCCGGGCGAGGCGCGCCAGATGGGCGACCTCGTCGCGGCTGATCGCGGGCATGTCAGATGACCCTCCTGTAGGCCCTGGTCGGCAGCGTGGACCGGCCCAGCGTCGCTCTGTTCCACAGCACGGCCGCGGTCGTGGGCGTGCGCACTGCGTGGGCGTCCAGCAATCCTAGGCGGGCGTGGCGCCGCGACGCGCACGGGTGCCGAGCACCCCGAGCGAGGGGCCAGAAGAAATCGCCGGTCGCGTGCGCGCCCGGGAGGCGGACCAGGGCTGCCCCGCCGGAGGACTTTCGCGCGACAATCGCGTCGTGTACCTGCTCCGCGTCGTGCTCCCTGACCAACCGGGCGCCTTGGGCACGGTCGCCTCGGCCCTGGGCCACGCCGGTGCCGACATCGTCGCGGTCGACGTCGTCGCGCGTCAGCCCGACGGAACCGCCGTCGACGACTTCGTGGTCGAGCTACCCCTCGGCGGCCGGGCCGACTCGTTGGTGACCGCCTGTCAATCGGTGCCCGGCGTCCGCGTGACCTGGCTCTCGCGCTACGACTTCGGCGGCAAGCTCCGCCACGACCTCGAGGCCATCGAGGCGATGACCGAGCGGCCCGCCGAGGCCGACCGGGTCCTCGTCGAGCAGGTGCCGACCGTCTTCCGCGCCGACTGGGCGTTCCTCGTCAGCCGTGACGATGCGGAGAAGGCGGTCGTGCGGCACGCTACCCCCACCGCGCCGAAGCCGCCGGACGGCGACGCCTTCTGGCTGCCGTTGCACAGCCCGACCCGACTGGACATCCCCGACGAATGGGCGGACAAGGGGTGGCGCCACGTCGCGGCCGCCGCGGTCCCGGTCGGCGGCCCGAACCAATCGTTGGTCTTGGGCAGATCGGGCGGACCCGAGATCCTCGACTCGGAGCTGGCTCGGTTGGCTCACCTCGCCGCGCTCGCTCAGACGGTGACGAGCCTGTCCGCTGACGGTGACGAGCCGGGCGACAGCGCGTGAGCGGCTCGCGAGGAGCAGACACCGGCCGCTCAGGCGACCTGAACCGAGGAGCCGTCGAGGAAGTCGACGATCGAACGGCGCAGCCCCGCTGGGTCGAGGCCGTACAGCGCGTCGTGATCCTCCGGTGTGCCGTACCTCCGCAGCTCGATACGCCCGACGCCGAGCGGTAGCAACCGGTGCGGCCGGTCGACGAGAGCTTCCGCGACCAGCCGGGATGACGTGCCGGCCAAGTACGGCTCGACCAGCACCACGTCGACAACCCCCCGCGCGGTCACCTCGGCCAGCTGGCGAAGCCCGGCGAGATCGAAGGGGCGCACGGTGGCCGCGTAGGCGACGCTCACGTCCAGGTCGGCGGTGGCCCGCAGGACCGGGTCGAGCATGGGTCCCACCGCGACCACGACCGCCCGCTCACCGCGACGCACCACGTCGAGCGCGCCACTCGTGGCGGCGGGGCGGGCCTCGGCATTGCTCCGCGTGGAGAGCCGGATGTAGGCAGAGCGCGAGTCGCGCACCGCGCTCCGGAGGAGCTCGGCGACCTCGTCGGCGTGACCGGGCACGTGGATGGCCCAGCCCGGCAAGGTGTCGATGAGGGCCACGTCCCCCGGGGCCTGGTGGGTGCGACCACCCTCGGTCCAGTCGTAGGACGCGCCGACGCTGACGAGCACTGCACTGGCGTCCTGGTGGGAGAGGTCGAGCTTGATCTGCTCGAAGGAACGCTCGATCAGAAACGGCGCGTAGGAGTGGGCGATCGGCCGCATCCCCGTGAGCGCGAGCCCGCCCGCGACGCTGACCATGAGCGGTTCCCGGATCCCGACGTTGATCACGCGGTCAGGGTGCCGGCGAGCGGCGTCCTCGAACCGGTCCGT contains the following coding sequences:
- a CDS encoding amino acid-binding protein — protein: MYLLRVVLPDQPGALGTVASALGHAGADIVAVDVVARQPDGTAVDDFVVELPLGGRADSLVTACQSVPGVRVTWLSRYDFGGKLRHDLEAIEAMTERPAEADRVLVEQVPTVFRADWAFLVSRDDAEKAVVRHATPTAPKPPDGDAFWLPLHSPTRLDIPDEWADKGWRHVAAAAVPVGGPNQSLVLGRSGGPEILDSELARLAHLAALAQTVTSLSADGDEPGDSA
- a CDS encoding transketolase family protein: MTTPDMRTTFAAVASELLDADRRVAVVLADISTDRFEDAARRHPDRVINVGIREPLMVSVAGGLALTGMRPIAHSYAPFLIERSFEQIKLDLSHQDASAVLVSVGASYDWTEGGRTHQAPGDVALIDTLPGWAIHVPGHADEVAELLRSAVRDSRSAYIRLSTRSNAEARPAATSGALDVVRRGERAVVVAVGPMLDPVLRATADLDVSVAYAATVRPFDLAGLRQLAEVTARGVVDVVLVEPYLAGTSSRLVAEALVDRPHRLLPLGVGRIELRRYGTPEDHDALYGLDPAGLRRSIVDFLDGSSVQVA